Part of the Pyricularia oryzae 70-15 chromosome 3, whole genome shotgun sequence genome, CCCAGCGTTATTGACCACGTCAGGTCGAAGCTCGCGCCCGGCGGCCCGCTGGAGGATGTCGGCCCCCGGCTCACCTGTCTCGTAGGAGGCGATTTCCTCAAGGAGGTGCCAGCGTCCTCGGCCTATACGATGAAATGGTGCCTCCACGACTGGAGCGACGCCGACGCCTCGCTGATCCTCCAGAACATCCGTGCCGCTATCCAGCCGGCCGAGTCTGCTGACCACGAGTGCCGGTTGGTGATTCTCGAGTCGGTGCTCTCGGACCGGAGGAGCGGCCGGCTTTCCGTGTATGGTGACATCAACATGATGATGACCGCCAAGGGCCACGAGCGCACCGAGGAGCAATGGCGGACGCTCGTGACCGGCGCCGGCTGGGTGGTCCACAGCATTCTTCCGCTACGGAACGCATGGGTGCAGGCGATTGATCTCCGGCCTGGTCCGGCGACCCGGGATGACGCCGCGGGACCGACCCCGGACGCAGTGGCTGCCGAGAGCGAGGCTGAACAACCGGCCGCAAGTCGGGTCGTGGAGCCTGAGAGCTTGCTCCAGCATCCTGACCAGGAGGGCGCTCCTACCGCCTCCAACACCAAGGCTATGGAGGGCGAAACTAAGTTGCCGTCCGCTCACTCCGGCAATGTTGAGAAAAAGGCCAGTTCGTCTCCGTCAGCTCAAGACACGGGGTGTGAAAAACGACCCCAAAATAGTAATTTGCAGGATTCTGCTACTACCTCCAGCATTGAGGCTGCCGCCAACACTCAAACGACAGACTTGAAACGGTTAGTGTGGCCCATGGTCACAACTGTGTTGACAGCCTTTTTTCTCGCAGACGGCAATGATTAACAATCACAACTAACACAATCCATGCCATCTCAGGATATCTGACATCTCAACACCACCTGCACCAGTTCGCCAGCCCGAGGTCATGCACGGGGATGTCGAAGCAGACGGCCGAGTTGTGCTCTACATTATCAAAGGTGGGTGATGCTTTTTCTTCAGGCACGTCTTGTCCGGGACAGCACACGCTGAATTTCCGAATCTTGGCCAGCCGATCAAACATCCTATATCAATTACATCAAGCCCCTGATCCTCGCTCTGGAGCTGCAGGCGCCTCACGTTCTTTCCGTCGTCGACACCAAGGACGAATGGTACTCGAGCGTGCACCCGCAGCGCATGGTGCCGGCGCTCAAAGACCGGGACCCCTCGACCGGAGAGGCTTGCATCGTCTTTGAGTCGACGGCCTGCCTGCAGTATCTGTGCGAGCGCTTCGACCCCGCCGGCACTTGGTCCGGCCGCACGGCGGCCGAAAAGGGCAGCGTCATGGCGTGGACGGCGTACCAGACGGCGGCCCTCGGGTGAGTTCTTCCATCTGGCGTTCCCTTTGCGGGGTAGAATGCGAGCAGAGAGTGGTTTATCTTGCGGAGCTAACACGCGTCCATCATCCTGTATCCAAAGGCCTACCGCCAAGTACTGGCTCTACTTTCTGCGCGGATACCCAAACCGGCAAAACCCGACGCCGTTGCCCAAGACCATAGAACAGTAGGTCACTCGCATAACCCCGCAGGGGCTGGTCCTGAATGCGGCCTGATTCGGGCGCTGACAAAGCTGAACGTCTTCTTCAGGCTGCACAAGGACACTCTCCGGCAGTGGGACATCTTGGAGCAGCGGCTCTCGCAGCCTGGGCAGGCCTACATAGCGCTAAAGGACCGCGCCACGATCGCCGACCTTTCTTACCTGCCCTTCTCGATGCCATACATGTTTGCGCTCTTCTCCGTCAGGATCGAGGACTGGCCGCACGTACACAAGTGGTCGCAGGACATGCTGTCGCGACCGGCGGTGAAGGCGGTCCTGGAAAGGGCGCCTACGCTGGGGCATGGGGCCGTAGCATAAGCATTGGGGATAGAAAGAGCCCGAACGCGGGTATACTTTGATAGGCATCCAATTCCTGACCCACTGTCCCTGACTTTTTCCTACGTAATATCTGCAAGCTCGCACATGAGACGTGAAGGTGAGACCGGAGGAGCCATCCTGCAAAAGCTGTCCACGTGTCAAATGTTCCCAATGCGATTATCAATACCCCCCTACAGGCTCGGAACAGCGTCGGCATTATTTCCTGCCTGGTCTTAAGCAATCAAATTTTGTTGTCGCTCCCGAGAAGCACAGAACGCACAAATACTATGGTTGATGTAGGTGAGTACAGGCTATTTAGTTGATTGACCTTTTGGATTGGCATTTCTGCTACCTGTCCACTTTCATATCTGATATCTGCCTATAAGGAACGGTGCTTTCTACTTTCCCACCGCATGTTAAACCATTGTCTCTCCCCACAATGCGGCTTTTCCACGGCCGTGATCTCCTTATTAACTCAAGTACTGACTTTTCAATTAAATCTGCATTAAAATCACCCCCTGAGAGCGGTGCACTCGGGTCTTGTAAGAGCGATGATGTGCACTCCCTGGTTTCGAACCACGACGACATCGGCTCTCAAGCCTAGGACAGGGTGTCCTCACGCGTCCGAGGTATGGTCTGTTAGGGTCACGGTAAGTTGCGGATCTTGTTGCTCTTGATACCCGAGACGGCTGCACTTTGGAAGTTGGAAGCAACCATATTCGCACTTGACTTGGATGTTTTAGCTTAGGTTTGGACGACGAGTTTGAAATTCTGCTTTGGGTGTATTTCGAGTACGGCATATTTTATAAAATCATTTACAGTAAATCGCAAAGCTAGATGAACTTACCACGTATACTCAAGGGACAGGGGCTCTAAAACCCACTCCCTTCCACGTTTCCCCACAGCTATTCGCTGAGACTAACAACAAATTATGATCTTAGCTCTAAACTTCAGTATGTGGTCCAGCCCCTGTCTCAGCAGTCATTCGCTCCTGCGTACTCTTGGTGCACCGTATACAAAAGTCGGGATGCGTGATCCACATGTCCCTCGCCCGGCTCCAGTCCTCCCCCTCATCCGCCCACCCGAGTTCAAAGCCGAGGACCACGTGCGCCAGCGTCCGCCGGATGATGTTGTCGGCGAGATACTTGCCCATGCATTGGCGCGGGCCAAAGCCGAACCGCCAGAACTTGTAGCGCAGCTCCGAGCCGCCGCCCCCCTTGCCGAGGAACCGCTCCGGTCGGTACGCCGCATTGTCCGGCGCCCACGTGTCGCTGTGGATGTTGATGGCGTACGAGTCCACGACGAAGCTGGTTTGCGCCGGCACCACGTAGCCCTCGACGGTGCGGGCCGACGGCGCCGCCTGCGGCACGCTGAACGCCGCCAGGGGCTTGAGCCGGCTCGACTCGAGGACGCACGCGTGCAGAAGGGTGGCGTCGCTGCGCAGATATGCCTCTTTCGACTGCGGTGACTGGTCCGAAGCGGCCTGCAGCTCCGCGCGCAGCCGGACCTGGACGTCTCGGTTCGCCGCGAGGAAGACCAGGTTCCACGACAGGCTGCCCGTGGTGACGTCGAGGTTGGCGTACAGGGACTCGTCGAGCGTCTGGAGCAGATGCTCCTGGGTGATGTGGCCGGCGCGCATCTTGTCCACCATGTCCACAATGGGTGGGAGTTTGTCATGagggctgctgttgttggagggctgctgctgctgcgcttTGGCGAACTCATATGCAGCCTCGTTAAAGGCCGTCCACCGGCGCTGGAACTCGTCCATCTCGGCGTTGGCGGCCGTGGGGAGCCACGCGGCCCATCCGAAGCGGGCCAGGCCGCCCTGCATGACGTGACGAAATAGACCCTCTCGCAGAGGCGCCATGCTGTTGAGCTCGCGCACGAGACGGTCGGGCAGGCGGCCATACAGGGCCTCGCAGACGACCCAGAATGGGAGCATCTTCAGGTCCTCGGCAGGGTGTATCAGGCCGTTTCGTAGACGGCCCGTCCGAGCCAGCTCTTCAAAGTGCCTCGCTACGATCCTCTCGATGCCTTTGGAACTCGAGGGCGACGACGCAGCGTGGAAGCCAAAAGGACCCTCCACCACGCCTCGGACACGCCGCCACTCCTGGCCACTAATGAGCCCTACGCACTTGCCGAGAAGTCGGTCCATGTATGCCCCCGAGTTGTTGGCAGGCGCCTTGGTGTGCTTGTCCGAGTCTTTGAACACGGCCGAGAGCTGGCCCGGCTCTGTCAGGACACTACGGCGCCGCAaaacagttttttttttaatatacCGACCCAGTATGTTTTAATACGCATCAACCATCACGGCTGGATTAAGGGAAATCGCAACTCACACCTCGGGATGCATGCCAGACCATATGCGATAGACGCTCCCGTGCTTGGCTCGCCAGCGCGCCGAGTTCTCGATGCCCGATAGAAACTTTCCATCGTCTCCTTGACCGTTGGGCCACTGATAAGGGCAAGACGGGATTGAATGGAGTCCGTCGGGGGTCTGGATCGGGAATCTGTGCTCGAGTATGATCTTGCAGGTGTCAGGGGGTGTCAGGGAGTGAGTGTCTGGGATTGTGTGGTAAAAATCCCGACATGGCAGGATAGGACCCTGACTCACATTCAACACTTTTGACAAGGCCACCCGGAGCACTTTTGGGCTGTAGCCGGGGATCACGAGCTCCGCCAAAGCCACGAGACTCAGGACACAGACCGTGGCCGCAAGGAGATAGAGACCATACGAGAGGAACAACATGATGAGGGCGGACATCTTGTTGCGGCTTGGAGCCACGTCAAACTGTGTGCGCAGGCGTGGCCCTTGGATCTAATACTGAAATAGTTATCATAAAGCAGTATCTGGGTAGCACAGAGGGCGGTACAGGCGACAATCAATTCAGCCGACCTTCAAGGGAGCTGTTGTCCCGTTTTTCGGGGCCCAGAGGATTACCGggccgtggcagcggcgcccgGTCATCTACCGATACCGAGTACGTCTTACACACATACGGGGGCTCTAGAGTGGGCCAGAAGTGCTTGCAAGGCCCGAAACGCCGTGTCCCCGTCGTCGCATTCTGTTTTCTCATCGTCGCAGACATATCAATCACCAATCCTTTGGGCTTTTGTCATTTGCGAACGCCTTGTCTCGCGTCTCCGCTGCCTTGAAATGATTACTTTCCATCATGCTCAGACCGTGATGACCTGGGACGTGCGGGCTCCCCTGGCCAGGGCCACACGGTTCATTTTCTCGGCACTTATCATCAGCGTCAAGCCCAAGGACGCCCTGCTCGTCAGCTTCAGCGGCGTCGGCACCGCCAACACGGTGCGCACCATGCCCAAGTTCCAGGGCAACGTCGTGCCGTCCAAGACTTCGTTTTAGCTGAAGCAGGTGACCTTGCAAGTAATATTTATGAACTTCGCCGTGCTCAATTTAATCGTGCTTTTGGAGCCATTTCCGCATCCTTCTGGACTGGTGTTTCGGCATCTAGTCGGTGTGACTGTCTGGCGGGCTGACGTCCCTCAACCTCTTTGTCCAGGCAATCATGGCCGAGGACGCCGTGAAGTGGGCGTGGATGCAGGGTCAAAAAAAGGCAGGGCTCGGCGTCAGCGACTTGAGATTTGTGGAGAAATGCGTCGGCTTTGTCTGAACCCAATTAGACCAGTCTTCAATCGTCCCCTCCAGCGCCGCAAGGCAATCCACAAACATCCATGGATGTCATTCCGTGGAGCTTCTTAGGGAATAATTACGGGGGTGGCTTGACCAAATAGATAGTGCCCAACTCGGAAGGAATTTTGATCAGTTGAAGCCGAGGATTCGGAGGCCGAGAAGCGGTCCGTTGGAGAATTCATAGTGCGGTGTACAAGTACCACCAGAcgccaggatctcggcttccGTTCCCGGTGCAGCGGGAGCCGAGGCTGGAGGCTCTCCAACCTCGTTCTTCATTGCAGGCCAAATGAATAATTTGATCTAGACTTACTATTTAAAGTCCAACCGGAGTTGGTACCTGTATACCTTGGTTAGAAGGGACTTCGCAGGCGGCTTAGGTGCAGATCTAACAACGTCTGTTAAATGGGCTTGGGGGCCTGAGTACAGGGAAACAAACCAACGAAACACCAGCGCGCTCCCCTACAAGCATGTTTGCTCCTTACTCTCCGTGTTGACCGATTATCTATGTATGTTAcaagataggtaggtaggtagaaaCGGCTTTGCATTCCAGAACTCTGTCAGATCAAATCAGATCTACTGACAAGCATTCGAGTTTTGACCCGACCCACCAATGCACTCGGTTCAAGTCCGAGCTAGATCCACTTTTTATTGCAGGTTGGACCCGCTATTGAACATGTTCAGGAAGCGATCCAAAATCTAATCGCGACGCGATCAAAGAAGCTATCAACGTCACCTGCAACTACAACCCCCGCGCCGCCCACTGCTCAGAGCAGTATAATTACTCTGATTTGGCTTCAAACAGCAGTCTTTCTCAGTTAAAGAACAACATTGATGCGCACCGTACTTTTTGACCAAGTTCCGTCAACCCGGTGGGGTGTTCGCCAGAGACATGGCAACCAAAATGTCAGTACTTTACTCTTCCATATCTAGGTAATCTGACACCATGGTGATATCCCTCTGACACAGCTTTAATTCCAGTTTCGTCTTTGGCAGTGTCAATGGACAACTCAAGTCTGCCTTTGCTAAGCTAGCGACCCTCCAAGCCAAGAACAATTTCGCCTTTGCTGTCGTCGCGGGCAACCTATTCACCGAAGCAGACGACGATTCTGTCGCTGCACTGCTCAATGGCACACTCAAAGTCCCACTACCAACCTACTTTACCGTCGGCTCAACTCCGCTACCACCTCAAATCGTCGAGAAGATcgtggccgaggaggagatATGCGAAAACCTCCACTATCTCAACAAGCGAAGCGTGACCAAGACTTCCGAGGGCGTGCGGATCGCAACATTGGGCGGCCTGCTCGACACCAACATTGCAGGGCAGTCCAAGGAACACCACCTCCCGTTTCATACCGCCGACGATGCCAAGGCGCTGCGCGGCGTCAACTCCGCCGATATCCTGCTCACTACAACATGGCCAGCGGCAGTGTCCAACGGCTCCCGCGTCAACCTCACAGTTGACCCGACGACGATTCCTAGCAGCGAGACCGTGGCTGATCTCTGCGCTGCTCTCAAACCGAAATACCACTTCGCGATGAATACATCCGATGTCTTCTACGAGCGCGAAGCCTTCTTCCATCCGCCAAAGAGCGAGGGTGAGACCAGCTTTGACATCACGCGGTTTCTATCTCTTGCTAGCTTCGGCAACTCGAGCAAGGCGAAGGCGATGTACGCATTCACCCTGCAGACCGAGACAGTATCGATACTCCCTACCGGTACTACCGTCTCGCCATTCTACAAAAGCGGGCCCAGAAAGCGAACTGCAGATGAGGCCGAGGGCTACTCGCGCTTTGCTAGAGAGGATGATGGAGACCGTCGGAATAATAAGAGGCGAAGAAACGACAGGAACAGGTCTCCCCCGCCTGGACCAGACCGTTGCTTCTTTTGCCTGTCGAATCCGAACCTACCGACCCATATGGTCTGCACAATCGGCGAGGATGCGTACATTGCTACTGCCAAGGGACCGCTCCCGTCCGCACAGACTTTCCAGGAACAGGGCCTCAACTTTCCAGCTCACATGATTATCGTACCGCTCACTCACGCCCCGACTTTGACCACCAAGCATATGGGACCCGAGGCCGAAGTCACCTTCAAAGAATGCACACGCTTCCGCGAATCGCTGCAAGCCATGGTATCCTCTCTGAGCAAGCACAAGTTGGGGACCGTATCGTGGGAGATTAGCAGAGAGCGCGGCATTCACCCTCACTGGCAAGTCATGCCAATTTCAACCGACATGATAAAGAAAGGTCTCGTCGAGGCGGCGTTTCAAGTCGAGGCGGAGAACACAAAGTTGCCAAAGCTTGAGGAACGCGATTTTGGCCTAGGCGATGAAATCGAGGGAGATTATTTCCGCGTGTGGATACACGCCGAGAACGATGACGAGAATGGAGGCAGCATAATCAGCAAATGCCTCCTGATGCGCTTCGATCAGAGTGTACGATTTGACCTCCAATTTGGTCGCAAGGTCATGGCAAAACTGCTAGGCTTGGATAAGCGCTTTCAGTGGCGCGACTGCGTCCAGACCGAACAGGAGGAGAAGCAGGACGCGGATGCTATCCGCGAGGCGTTCAAGCCCTGGGACTTTACGGCTTAATGGCATAATTTTGAAACTTGACAAAAAGCAGCGCGATGAAGTGGCAAAGGCGCATTTTTTGCATGGAGTCTCGGCGTATCTGGGCTTGAAAAAACATATTTGCATATTCTCGATTGGGTAGAGTAGGTACCCAAGTAAGGACCTCAGGTAGCTTTGCGATGCTCAAAAAAATCCAAATATTAAATTGGCAGAATTTTAGACAATACCATGGATTGATGGGCTGGGACTTTGTCATGGGCAAACCGTCTGCCTAATAAGAGTGAATAGGAGCCTAAACCAGGTTCAACATCCCAGCAAGCCTAATTGCTTCGCTgccttgggtgcctctacCGACGCTTTTCTAGTGTTGACAAAGCCACAATGTACATAAGCAGGTTGGCAGGTAACAGGCAAGAAAAGATCGATCCCATTCTTGGCAGGCCCACTGACCAAGTCCAAAATAGAACCGAATGCAAGCCTACAAGGGGATGATGCAGTTGGCTCTGCCTGATCGGCGCGACATGGTCTGTGCACCGCCTCAATTGGGACAAATGGCAGGAAACGCTTGAAAGGGTCCTCTTTTTAGCGTGCAACCAGTAAACGACGGCCTGCTTAGCGTGTTTCCCTGTAATGGCTGTATCACCTTGACGGCGGGCATAGAATCTGGTCTTCTGTCCTCGTATCCTCAAAGCCACCACTTCAATTCACGTTTGTTTTTAATATTCCCCATCGATGCTTGCAGATACCGAAAGAAGGGTCTGCAAATGAACAAAAATGCCGGTTGATAAGAAGTCAGGCAACGGCAGGCCCTCGCTCGACTCCGTCTCGTCCATCTCGACGACCAGTATAGTATTCGATCACCTCAACGACCTCGAGATCCACAAGAAGCACCGACCGCATTTAATGACCGAATCCATCCGCCGCGACGATCACCTGTCGGactttgacgatgacgaccccCTCAAGCAGGAGATGGACGGGGAGGGAGACCTGGAAACCGGTCCCTTCCTCGCCGGCCGCGATGCTTACACATTCGGCGGCGGGAAATACATGGACCGCAAGTTCCGGCGCATCATGATCGTGGTAGCCGGCTTGCTGGTCGCGGCGTGGGTGGGCGGCCTTTTTGTCTACATCGCGTCCAAGTCGTACAAGCACGCAACCACGGTCGAGCACGATCCGGAAAAGACCAAGGCCGCGGCCCTGACGAGCGGGAAGAAGATCACCATGGATCAAGTCAGGTCCGGGACGTGGTATGCCGCCTCGCACGACATCACCTGGATCGCGGGACCCAAAGGCGAGGACGGCCTGATGATTGAGGTTGGTGCCGACGGGAAGGATTACATCGTTATCGAGGACGGGCGGGCCGAGAACCCCGATTCCTCGGCCGAGGCGGAGGTCGACGTGACGGCAAGCCGGAGGACTCTGATGAAGAATGGTAGCTTCCGATACCAGGGCCGCATGCACATTCCATCCGGCgcggagccgagtcgtgaccAACAAAAGGTTCTGCTGCGAACAGAACAGAAGAGCAATTGGCGACACTCACACACGGCGTGCTACTGGATTTGGGATGTCGCGACGGAGACCGCTGAGCCTCTCATACCAGCAAGTCCCGATGCCAGGGTTCAGAATGCGCAGTGGAGTCCTACAAGTGACGCAATCGTCTTTACAAGAGAAAACAACCTCTACCTACGCACCATTGGCTCCAAAAAGGTTACACAGATCACCAAGGACGGCGGGGCAGACCTTTTCTACGGCGTTCCGGACTGGGTCTACGAGGAGGAGGTCATTGCAGGGGCCAGTACAACGTGGTGGTCCGAAGATGGAAAATACGTCGCATTCCTTCGTACCAACGAGACCGGAGTTCCCGCTTTCCCCGTACAGTACTTTATGTCCAGGCCTAGTGGGGCGAGTCCCAAGGCCGGGGAGGAGACGTACCCAGAAGTGCGCGACATCAAGTACCCGCGCTCGGGCTCCCACAACCCCGTGGTTGATGTTCAGTTTTATGACATTGCCCGTGGCGATGTGTTTACTGTCGACATCAACGGTGGTTTTGCAGACGAGGATCGTCTCATTACGACAGTTCTTTGGGCCGGTAGCCAAGTGATTGTCAAGGAGACCAACCGGGTCAGCGATATCATGCGTGTGGTGCTGATTGACGTAAAGAAGCGGACGGGCAAGACAACACGCACTGTCGATGTTGGCAAGATCGACGGCGGCTGGTTCGAGATTTCACAAAACACCAAGTATATTCCTGCCGACCCCAAGAAAGGTCGTGACCAAGATGGGTACATCGACACGGTCATTCACAACGACGGCGACCATCTCGCATACTTTTCGCCTCCCGACAACCCGGACCCTATCATGCTGACTTCGGGTCCGGGCTGGGAGGTAGTTGACGCGCCGTCAGCCGTCGACCTCGAAAACAATCTCGTCTACTTCATTGCGACCAAAGAAGGCAGCACACAACGTCACGTCTACAGCGTGCAGCTGGACGGCAAGAACATGAAATCCTTTACCGACACCGAGGCCAAGGGGTACTACGACGTCAGCTTTTCCTCGGGGGCTGGCTATGCCCTCCTCAGCTACAAGGGGCCCAAGATTCCTTGGCAAAAGGTCGTCAGCACACCGGCGAACAATCAACGCTATGAGGTTCTCATTGAGGAAAACAAGGAATTGGCAGAAAGCGCGCGCAAGTACGACCTGCCGCTACTGAACTACGGCACCTTGAATGTTGAAGGTGTCGAGCTCAACTATCTAGAAAGGAGACCTCCTCAGTTCAgcgagaagaaaaagtacCCAGTGCTGTTCCATCAGTACAGCGGACCAGGATCTCAATCA contains:
- a CDS encoding cwfJ domain-containing protein; the protein is MATKIFVFGSVNGQLKSAFAKLATLQAKNNFAFAVVAGNLFTEADDDSVAALLNGTLKVPLPTYFTVGSTPLPPQIVEKIVAEEEICENLHYLNKRSVTKTSEGVRIATLGGLLDTNIAGQSKEHHLPFHTADDAKALRGVNSADILLTTTWPAAVSNGSRVNLTVDPTTIPSSETVADLCAALKPKYHFAMNTSDVFYEREAFFHPPKSEGETSFDITRFLSLASFGNSSKAKAMYAFTLQTETVSILPTGTTVSPFYKSGPRKRTADEAEGYSRFAREDDGDRRNNKRRRNDRNRSPPPGPDRCFFCLSNPNLPTHMVCTIGEDAYIATAKGPLPSAQTFQEQGLNFPAHMIIVPLTHAPTLTTKHMGPEAEVTFKECTRFRESLQAMVSSLSKHKLGTVSWEISRERGIHPHWQVMPISTDMIKKGLVEAAFQVEAENTKLPKLEERDFGLGDEIEGDYFRVWIHAENDDENGGSIISKCLLMRFDQSVRFDLQFGRKVMAKLLGLDKRFQWRDCVQTEQEEKQDADAIREAFKPWDFTA
- a CDS encoding dipeptidyl aminopeptidase B, whose translation is MPVDKKSGNGRPSLDSVSSISTTSIVFDHLNDLEIHKKHRPHLMTESIRRDDHLSDFDDDDPLKQEMDGEGDLETGPFLAGRDAYTFGGGKYMDRKFRRIMIVVAGLLVAAWVGGLFVYIASKSYKHATTVEHDPEKTKAAALTSGKKITMDQVRSGTWYAASHDITWIAGPKGEDGLMIEVGADGKDYIVIEDGRAENPDSSAEAEVDVTASRRTLMKNGSFRYQGRMHIPSGAEPSRDQQKVLLRTEQKSNWRHSHTACYWIWDVATETAEPLIPASPDARVQNAQWSPTSDAIVFTRENNLYLRTIGSKKVTQITKDGGADLFYGVPDWVYEEEVIAGASTTWWSEDGKYVAFLRTNETGVPAFPVQYFMSRPSGASPKAGEETYPEVRDIKYPRSGSHNPVVDVQFYDIARGDVFTVDINGGFADEDRLITTVLWAGSQVIVKETNRVSDIMRVVLIDVKKRTGKTTRTVDVGKIDGGWFEISQNTKYIPADPKKGRDQDGYIDTVIHNDGDHLAYFSPPDNPDPIMLTSGPGWEVVDAPSAVDLENNLVYFIATKEGSTQRHVYSVQLDGKNMKSFTDTEAKGYYDVSFSSGAGYALLSYKGPKIPWQKVVSTPANNQRYEVLIEENKELAESARKYDLPLLNYGTLNVEGVELNYLERRPPQFSEKKKYPVLFHQYSGPGSQSVSQKFSVDFQSYVAASLGYIVVTFDGRGTGFIGRKNRVLVRSRLGEIEAQDQIAAAKHWASLGYVDPSRIAIWGWSYGGFQTLKTLEADAGRTFSYGMAVAPVTDWRFYDSIYTERYMLTPQQNEDGYTKSAVHNVSALASNKRFLLMHGASDDNVHFQNSLTLLDKLDMGAVENYDVHVFPDSDHSIFFHNANKIIYDKLENWLVNAFNGEWLKVNNAKPVELVHPTQLVREREKAKLRKRWQEIQNK